From Orcinus orca chromosome 3, mOrcOrc1.1, whole genome shotgun sequence, a single genomic window includes:
- the LOC101273346 gene encoding 60S ribosomal protein L13a-like, which yields MAEGQVLLLNGRGHLLGRLATIVAEQVLLGQKVVVVHREGINTSGNFYRNKWKYLALLRKSINTNPSRGPYHFRGPSRIFGQTVRGMLPHKIKRGQATLDRLKMFEGFPPAYDKKKRLAVPAALKVVRLTPTRKFAYLGRLGHEVGWKYQAVTAALGEKRKEKAKIHYRKKKQVTRLRKQAEKNIEKKTDKFTEVLKTHGFLV from the coding sequence ATGGCGGAGGGGCAGGTCCTGCTGCTCAATGGCCGAGGCCATCTCCTGGGCCGCCTGGCGACCATCGTGGCCGAGCAGGTGCTTCTGGGTCAAAAGGTGGTGGTTGTGCACCGTGAGGGCATCAACACTTCTGGCAATTTCTACAGAAACAAGTGGAAGTACCTGGCCTTACTCCGCAAGAGTATAAACACCAACCCCTCCCGCGGCCCCTACCACTTCCGAGGCCCCAGCCGCATCTTCGGGCAGACAGTGCGAGGCATGCTGCCCCACAAGATCAAGCGAGGCCAGGCCACTCTGGACCGCCTCAAGATGTTTGAAGGGTTCCCGCCAGCCTATGACAAGAAAAAGCGGCTGGCGGTTCCCGCTGCCCTCAAGGTTGTGCGCCTGACGCCCACGCGGAAGTTTGCCTACCTAGGGCGCCTGGGTCATGAGGTTGGCTGGAAGTACCAGGCAGTAACAGCTGCCctgggggagaagagaaaggagaaggccaAGATCCATTACCGGAAAAAGAAGCAGGTCACGAGGCTACGGAAGCAGGCCGAAAAGAACATagagaagaaaactgacaaaTTCACAGAGGTCCTCAAGACCCATGGATTCCTAGTCTGA